The following is a genomic window from Verrucomicrobiota bacterium.
TTCCGATACCGCATCTCTCGGCTGTGCGGATCGTCGCGGAACTTCAAAGCGCGCAGCTGAGCGGGGGTCAGAGTTTCGGCATACCTGGCCAAATCCGTCGGCCCGCGAACGACCCCTTGGGCCAGGGCCATGACGATCAAGCAGACCAGCCCAGCCAGCGGATAGGCTAGCCTAGACTAAATGCGAATCTGCGCTCAAAGCGTGCCTTAAAAATGCCTCCTGGGTGGAACAGGCCACTGGCCTGTTGCGGCAGGCTACCAGCCTGCCGCCATCTTCGGCGGCAGGTTGCCGCCGAAAACGGGCTGGTAGCCCGTTCCACCCATTTTCAAAACACGCTCTAAGCGAGAATCTCGCGCACCACGCGGCCGGCGACGTCGGTCAATCGAAAATCCCGTCCCTGGAATCGGAAGGTCAGCCTTTCGTGGTCCATGCCGAGGCAGTGCAGGATCGTCGCTTGCAGGTCGTGGACGTGAACGGGGTCGTTCACGATATTGTAGCTGTAATCATCCGTTTCGCCGTAGGAGATTCCTGGCTTGATCCCGCCGCCCGCCAGCCACGTCGTGAAGCAGCGCGGATGATGGTCGCGGCCGTAATCGTCCGCCGTCAACCGCCCCTGGCAATAGACCGTGCGCCCAAACTCGCCGCCCCAAATCACAAGGGTGTCTTCAAGCAGGCCTCGTTGCTTCAAATCTCGGATCAACGCCGCGGAAGCCTGGTCCGTGTCCTTGCACTGGCCCTTGATCTGACTGGGCAGTTTCACGTGCTGATCCCAGCCGCGATGGAACAACTGGATGAACCGCACGCCGCGTTCGGCCAGGCGGCGCGCGAGGAGGCAATTGTAAGCAAAAGTCCCCGGCTTTCGCGCGTCCGGGCCGTACATCTCCAGGATGTGCGCCGGCTCTTTGGAAAGATCGGTCAACTCCGGCACCGACGATTGCATGCGGTAGGCCATCTCATACTGCGCGATGCGCGTCGTGATTTCCGGATCGCCGAACTCCTGAAAATTCATCTGGTTCAGCCGCGCCAGGTCGTCGAGGAAGCGGCGGCGCCGGCCCGAATCGAATCCGGGCGGGTTCGATAGAAAAAGAACCGGATCGCCGGTGGAGCGGAACTTCACACCCTGATGTTTGCTTGGCAGAAAGCCGCTGCCCCAGAGGCGGTCGTAGAGCGGTTGGTCGTTCGGGTTGCCCGTGCCTTGCGACACCATCGCAATGAAGGCGGGCAAATCCTGATTCTCGCTCCCCATTCCATAGGAAAGCCACGCGCCGATGCTCGGCCGGCCTGCGAGTTGGGCGCCCGTCTGGAAAAAAGTGATGGCCGGATCGTGATTGATTGCCTCCGTGTGCATCGATTTGACGAAACACAGCTCATCGGCAACTTGCGCCGTGTGCGGCATCAATTCGCTGATCCATGCGCCGCTTTTCCCGTGCCGCGCGAATCGGAAAAGCGACGGCGCAACCGGAAAGCTGCTTTGAGTGGCGGTCATGCCCGTGAGCCGCTGGCCGCGACGAATCGAGTCGGGTAGTTCCGTGCCGCGCCAGCCGGCGAGCTTCGGTTTGTAATCGAACAAATCCATTTGCGACGGCGCGCCGGACTGGAACAAATAGATGACGCGTTTCGCGGTCGGTTTGTAATGCGGGGAACCTGGCGACCCTCCAGTCGAAGCCGTGGCAGGATCAGGCGCTGCGAATAGTTTCTCATTCAGCAGGGAAGCCAGCGCCGCCACGCCGACCCCGGCGCCGGCACGCCCGAAGAAATGGCGGCGCGTCATGTGCAGGCGTCGGTTCTGAACCGGGTTGGATTCGGCGAAATTCATTCGCGGTTGGTTGCAGCAGCGCTTCAAGTATTCGCAGGGCTCCAGCGTGGGGCCGGCTTCAAAAGCTTCAAGTAATTTCCGATCTCGCCCAACAAGGCACGATAGGTCGTTTGGCCAGCGACAATGTCCGTCATTAAGTCACTGAGGGCAACGCCGTGCTTGCGAAACAACCAGGCTGTCAATCGCGGCTGCCGGTACAACATCCAGGCCAGGATTCGGCCCGCTTTGAGATCGGGAAGAATCTCCTGCGCAACAAGCGCACGGTATCGCGACGCCACTTCGCCCGGATCGAAGGCGGCTTCGGCCAGCGACTGTGCCGCGAGTTGACCGCTGCGGATGGCGTACGTGAGACCTTCCGCCGTGACGGGGTCCACCAGTCCCGCGGCATCCCCCGTCAAAAGCACGCGTCCGCGCGCGAAGGGACCTCGTCGCGGGGTGACCGGAATCACATACCCGTGACGCTCGATCTTTTCCGGTGCATGTAAGCCGAGGATGGCAAGGTAGCGCTCGAATGCTCCATGCAGATCGACTCGCCCGCGTTTCATGCTCAGCACGCCGATGGAGAGATGATGCTGTTTGGGGAACACCCAGGCGTAGCCGCTTGGGATCACCTCGAAATCGAATCGCGCGGCGCGATTCAACCGCTCGAAGTCGTGCGCCTTGACGAACACTTCGCACTCCAACGCGGGGATCAGATTCGGCAGGGCATCCCATCCGGTTTGCTTCGCCACGGCACTGTTCGCGCCATCGGCCGCCACGATAAACTCCGCCCAAAACTGGCCGTGGGTCGTATCAATCTCCACCCCACGGTCGAGCGAGCAAATCGATTTCAGCGCGCAACCCTGTTTCAGTTCAACGCCGGCGCGCTGTGCCGCGAGGGCAAGCTGGTGGTCGAGCGCCGAGCGCATGGTCATGCAAATGATCGAAGACTGGCGGCGCGCCACGAAGTGAAGACCCTGCCGCACGAAGTTCAATTCCGCGACGCAACACGCGCGCTCCACAGGAATCTCAGCATGATGCGCAAGAAGCTGACACGCGCGATTCACCAACCCGCCGCCGCAAGTTTTGTAGCGCGGCAGATACGTTTTCTCGATCAAAAGCACTTTGGCGCCCGCTCGCGCGAGGGCCAACGCTGCCGCCGAACCTGCCGGCCCGGCCCCGACGATAGCCACGTCGAACTTCCGGTGGGACGAACTGGTCACGCCGGAAGTCTCGCTCTTTTGTGAAGCCGAGTAAAGCCGGTCATGGGGACCACACGCGCCTCGCGTGTTTCGACCGGCGCCCTCGCCGGTCGAAATCGTGTAGAACACCGGTCTCCAAAGGTGTTTGCTCCACGCAAATGCCTGTGGTCGGCGGGAGGGCCGTATGTGATCAGCGGCCTTTTCCCGTAGCGCAGAGTTGTACTCTGCTGTATCGCCGATTTGCAATCGGCAGCGCTCCGACAAGTTCCAGGGCACTCGATCTGGTCGGAGCGCTTGAAGAATGCAATTCCGCGATCCGGCAGATTGAAAATCTGCGCTGCGGTAAACGCTTACAGTGTGCCGACGACCGCCCCAGGGCGCGTGCACTCCCCCTCGCGCTGAAACGCAAGAATTGATTTGTTGGCCAACTCGCTTCTGACTTTGTAGGCTCCGCCCCCATGCGAATGAATTGTTCGGATTGCAGTCGCCGTTCGGGCTTCACCTTGATCGAGTTGCTCGTGGTCATTGCGATCATTGCCATATTGGCGGCCATGCTGCTGCCGGCCTTGAGCCGATCCAAAGCCAAGGCTCAGGGGATTCTTTGCCTGAGTAACGCCAAACAGCTCACTCTGGCCTGGTCGATGTACACCGACGACCACGACGACTTTTTCGTCAACAATCACGGCCGCGACGAGACGCGCGCCACGCGCCAAAGCTGGGCCAACAACGTGCAGGATTGGACAGCCAGCCCGGACAACACAAATGTGCTTTTCCTGACCGAAGCGAAATTGTCTCCCTACCTGAGCCGCTCCGCCGCCGTGTTCAAATGCCCTTCCGATAAATCCGCCGCCGAATGCGGGCCGCGCATCCGGAGCATGTCCATGAACGCCATGGTCGGGCAAACCGGCACGCTGACGAACCGCTTCAACCCGACCTATCGCCAGTTCCTGAAACCCTCGGATTTGCTCAGCCCCGCGCTCACGTTCCTGTTCATCGACGAGCACCCGGACACCATAAACGACGGTTTCTTCGTCAATACTCTGGACGAATACAAATGGGGAAACCTTCCTGCCTCCTACCATAATGGCGCGTCGAGCTTGTCCTACACCGATGGCCACACCGAGGCGCGCCGGTGGAGCGTCGGAGGTCCTACGGGTACGATCCGGCCCGCGCGCCAGGGAGGTGTCGGCGGGATTTTCGACGCATCGCCGGCGACCGATTTTGAGTGGTTGAAGGAGCGGACGAGTGCGCGCCGTTAGGCACTTGCACAGCGCGGTAGGGACGCATTCTACTGCGTCCCCAATCAAACCTTGCGGCGGAGGACTGGAGGAAAGGAGACGGTGGCACACGCGCGACGTTTCGGGATTTCTCGTCGCCCGGTTTCGGTTCACCGGGCGCCTTGAGGAAGTCAGGGACGGGGTGGAACCCGTCCTTACCATGCGGTGGACGCATCCTTACCTTCGCCGGATCACCGCCAGCCAATCTTGAGTGGGTTCTTTTGCGCGCAAATTGCGGCCGGTTTTGTCGGTCGCGCCGATCTCAAACGAGCCCGTGCGTCCATCGATCGGGGAAACTCCCGCGCCGATGGTCTCTGGATTCAGGGCGACGTGTTTGCCTTTCACAAAAGAAGCGGTCCAGGCCCATTTGCCGGGTTTGTCGGGCGACAAATGGACGCGCCATTTGGCGCCGGACTTGGCGGAAGTGCTCGCCGCGTTGCCATCCGCCGCAAAATAGCCTGGCACCCGATATTCGGGCGAACTCGACGTGTGGCGAAACGTGACCGTGAGCCGATAGTCCGTGAACGGATTGGGATCGCGGTCCGTTTCCTGCGCCGCCGGTCCGTCGAAGGTGAGCGTGACTTTGTGCCATTGTTTGAGTTCGCCGGAGACCACCGGGTTATCCGCGGCTGCCAGCGAACTGGCGGTCAGCACAGACAGGAGAAGGATCTGTTTCATAGAGCTTAAAGCGAGAAGTTCATGATCGGGAATCTGCCGACGATTACCCGAAGGACTCGGAACCGTCCATGAGTTTTGAATACGCGCAGTAACGCCGTCACGCTTCAACGCTCTCTCTGGCCCTGCTGTCGCACTGGAATCGGCACGTTGGACAGCTCGATGCGGCCCGCCTGGGCGTGAAACCATTCCTCGCGGCGATTACGGCGTGATTCAACCAACTCGCGGAAAGTGGGCGTGTCCGTCCGCATCACTTCCAATTCGGCGCGTTCAGCCGGCGGCACGTCCGCGGCGACGCGGATGGATTTGATCGGCACGCGTTGTTCCGGTTTGTCGTAAAAGCCCATTGGACCCGGCCCGCGCGGCAACCCCGAGAGCCACTCCATCCCCTGCACCACGCGTCCGATCAGTGTGACGTTGCGATCCAGATGGCGCGGCGCGTGGCCGATGACCGCATAGAGCTCCGTGCCGCCGCCGCTGTCCGCAGGCGCGTCGCGTCCGGCGCCCACCATCCCATAGCAATGTGCCAACCACATCTTGCCGGCGCGCTTGTCTCGCGCGACAGGAAAGCCGCCCGAAAGACCAACCTCGCGCGCATACACATCGCCGTCGGGAAGACGCGTAAATGGAATTTTCCGATCGAGCGCGCGGTCGAACTCGGCGGGCAGGGTTTTCTGGGCGCTCTGAATTTTGCGGGCCAGTTCCGGTTTCTCCGCGTTGGGATCAGCCCATTGCACCACGTAGTTGTCCTGCACGCGGACAATGGCGAGTCCGTCGTAATAATGTTCCCGCGCCAGCGCCTTTACATTGGCGACATGGCGGGGAGCGAACGCCGGCGCCAGTTCGATGACGACGCGGCCGCTGCCCAATTCAAGGTAAAGTGTATTTTCTGGATCGAGCGCTCGCCAATCGGCAGGTGAGGAGGCGGCCACGATTTCGGCCATGGTGCGGGCTTTGTGTTTAGGGGAATCGGCCGCCATCGTGGCGGCGGTCAGCAGCGAGAGGACGCAATAGATCGCGAGCAAAGGTGTGGACATGTCATCAAGGTGGTGGAAGCTCGTGGAGGAATCCAGCTTCAAAAAAATCTGCGCTGAATCGTTGCTCCGGAGGATTGCACGCGATCCCACAACTGGGTTCGGCATCAATGACACTCAACCGTTTTTCCTCTCCTCCCTTTTGAGGAGCAGAGGGAGAAGAAACGGAATGCCATGCGGAAAGCTAATCTCTGCCGAACACCACCGGCGATCCATGCCCGCAGCGTCCAGGTCGAGCTTGTATTTTCCTGCCGCCCGTGTGTGCTGTGCGCGTGCGACCGTTATCGCGATGGGCGGAATACACCGAACTGGTAGCCTTGTTCTTCATCCATGCCGCAGCGTTGGGCATGTGGTTTGTGCCGTTGAGCACCGTGCTCGACGCACATGGTCTGAACGCGATCAAACCCTACGCGTTTGCCACGTCCGGCGTCGCGGCGTTTGTTTCGCCACTCATCTTTGGCGCGATGGCGGACCGTCATGCGCCGCCTGCTTTGGTGTTGCGCGGTCTGGCCGTAGCCACGGCGATTGCCCTGGCGCTGGCGGCCACCGCGATCAAATTCCACTGGCCTCCGCCGCTGGTGCTGGCGTTGATCCAGTTCCACGCGCTCTGTTCGGCGCCAACGTGGGGCATTTCGTCCACGATCGTTTTCGCCCGGCTGCAAGATGCCAAACGCGAGTTCGGTCCGATTCGAGCCATGGCGACCTTGGGATGGATGGCAGGATGCTGGCTCGTCAGCGCGCTTAATGCGGACTCTTCGCCGCTCGCCGGGTACAGCGGAGCTGTGACCTGGCTCGTCGTCGCCGCGTTTACCTTCCTGTTGCCGAGCGTGGAGCCTCCGAAATCAGATGCCCGGCTCCGGCTAAGCCAGCGCCTGGGGCTCGACGCGTTGACGCTCCTGAAGAATCACGATCATCGCGTCGTATTCATCACCGCCGCGCTTTTGAACATTCCTCTGGCGGCGTTTTATCCCTACACCCCGCCGTATCTGCGGTCGCTCGGACTCGATCATACCAGCGCCTGGATGACCCTCGGACAAATCACGGAAATCATCGCCATGTTCGCGCTGGCGCGGCTGCTCACGACGTGGCGGCTCAAATGGATCTTCGTCGCGGGTCTCGTGTTCGGCGTCGTGCGCTTCGCGCTGTGCGCGCTCAACGCGAAGCTCTGGATTCTGACCGGCGTCACGCTGCACGGATTCTCCTTCGCCTTGGTATTCATCACCGCGCAGATCTATGTGGACGAACGCATGGACCCGGCCTGGCGGGCCCGGGCTCAAGCGCTTTTGACCCTGATGGTGAGTGGCGCGGGAAATTTGATCGGTTATCTTGGCACGGGTTGGTGGTTCGCCGCTAACGCGGGTCCTGTCGGCACACAATGGTCCCTCTTTTGGGGCGGGCTCGCCGCGGCTGTGGCTGGCGTGCTGGTGTACTTCCTCGTGGCGTACCACGGAATCGGCAAAGGACTCAAACGTGCGAAGGAAGGGCAAAGCCCCTGAACTGAGTCTGAATCACCATGCTCTCGCCCATGAACGTGGTAGGGCGAGTCCGTCCCCGGCGAGCCGCGCGACGTGCGTGGAATACGTCCGAGTCGGCTCGCTGGGGACAGGCTCGGCCTACCGTCCGGTGCATGGGAAGCTCCCTTGGTCTGGGAACCGTGCGCTCGGTCCATGAACCTCTCACGACCCTTTTTGCCTCTTTTCGTTTCTTTCGGCCATTCGCTTCGTTGGGCAGAAATGCCGGGAAAGACTTCACAGATTCCCCTTGATCGCCCATACTCGCGCTCATGCCGGATCCGGAGATTGATCCACTCGACCCGCTCGAAACCGCGCCGTGGCGTCCGGCGCGCGAAGTGTTCCGCCGCCTCGATTACGAGCCGCTGGCATCGGCGGCGCTCGATGATTTCCAGCTTCGCGGCCGGCTCTGGGAACTGATCTATGCCCTGGCTGGCCGGCGGATTTATCTGCATCACACCGATCATTTGACCGACTGCAGACTCTATGCCTGGCTGGCGGATGAATGGCTGGATGAGGAGATGGCCGATATCCCGCCAGAATTGGAGTGGAACCACGATGTGGACGCGTCCGATTTCGACAACGGTCTGGATCCCGTCATCTGGCTGCGTTTTTTCGCAACGGAAAGTGAACGCAAAGAATTTGCCGCCGACCACAACCTGAAATCCGTGCCGGCGCACGAAGACCCTGCGTGCGACCGCGATCGCTGGTTGCCAGGCCCGCCCGGCATTCCGGAAGCTGCGGAGGACGATGACTCATTCCCGTTCGACGATGAGCCCGACGATGAATCCGACCCGCTCGGTTTGGAAAGAGCGGATGCGGAAATCCGCGCGGAAAAAGAACGCCAGCAAGAACTCGCCCGCGAAGCCAGCCAAACGCCCGGTGCTTGGGAGCGGCCCATCGACCGCCTTCAACGCGCCGGCGTTTCTTTCCTGCCGCCGGACGAATTAACCGACGAAACCATCCCCGCGAAGCTCTGGGAACTTCTGCACAATCTCGCCTGCCAGAGTTTCTATGTCCAAAACTCCAATCACATCAGCGACCGCGAACTCTATGCCGCGCTCTGGACGCGCGGTTTGCGTGACGAAGCGCTGCTGCCGGGCCGGTCCCGCACCGGCGGCTGGTTCCACGACTGCATCGGCAGCGGCAGCGACGAACACTCCCAGCTCTGGTTGCGCTTCCACGCCACGGACCAAGAACGCGCCGAGCACGCCCGGCGATGGCCCGACGATCCCATGCCGCCGCGCGAGAAGCCGCCGTTCAACCGCGACTGGCGACTTCCGAAAGGGCCGTTCTGATCGGGTTTCGCTTGCGGCATCTCGACTCCGATTTGTTTAAGAGCGTGTCCGAAAATTGCGCGGGGTCCTGCGGCGAGGGATTTTGGCTGTGGCCAAGGCGGCGAGGTCCGAGCATCCCCAACGCGGGCTGTAAGGACCGAGCCAACGCAGGCCGCGGCCAAAAGACCCGCCGCCCGGAGGGTTTTCGCGCCAAAGGCCGCCTGGCTTCGTTGCTCCTCAGTCGAAGATCCAGGGAGGATATTCTCCTTCGTTGCGCCTCGCCATCCGGCCTTTGGCGCGAAAACAGGACCCCGCGGAATTTTCGGACACGCTCTAAGTCGAGAAGCCGAGGTGCGACGGGGAGTACGATGTAGCGCAGGCTTTCCAGCCTGCGGGTTCAGGCGACTTTCCAGTCGCCCGAAGCGGAACTGGAAAGTTCCGCCACCCGCAGACAAGAATGTCTGCTCAACGCTCGCTTGCCTCCCATTGTTCGCGCCAACTTCATTCTCGGGTTGAACCGGCATTTTTCCGCTGAACACTCCCGGGCATTCCCTGCCCGCACGATCAGGGAGCTTCAGGCCTGGGATCGGAGGCGGCGAGCGATCTCGATCACTTTGGGCTGGGCGCTTTGGAACAGTTGCCGAATCTCCGGTACATCGGGCACCCGGGCACGGGAAAAGGCGGTCTGAAGTTGTTCACTCGTCAGACGCTCTTGTGAAAGCAGAAAACAAATGTCCGCCAGATCATCCTCATCGCCGCGCATCATCTTGGTCAACACCAAGTCCAGGGCTGAGGGCCGAAAAACAGAGAGCCGCCCCAGACCAAGAGACAGTCGTGCGCGCTTGTCGAGCCATTCAGGAGTCAGGATGATTTCCGATTCACGAAACAAGTGAGTGATGTAAAGGCCCTCCGGCTCGAGCTCGGCGTTCGTTCGTTGTTGAGCCTGCCAAAAATCGACGTTGTCGTCGCGCGCAGCCAGCCACTCCATGGAAAGGATCGCGTCCACATCGTGGGTCACCGCGAAAGTGGGCGGAGGATCGTTGAACCCAAGGGCCAGGGCGGCTCGTCCAAAAACTGTGATTTCCGTCGGTTGCGTGAGATGGCGGTCCAGCGTTTGGAGGATGCGCAACGGATTATTCATGGCGGGACAACCAGTCCGTTCGGGGCGGTCCTTCCCGCGTGATACCGCTGTAACTGACCAGACGCGTCCAGTGCGGCAAGGCGTCCGTGCGCGGCACTCGACGAGGAGGGAGTTGGTTTCTCAGATACGCCCACGGCTGCTGCTCCGGTGCGTATTTCTCTGCGATGCGCGCGATGTGAAGAAGAACCGGTTCGCAACGTTCCTGAATCGCCAAGCGACACAAACGAACCGCGTTCACGCGAGGAGAACTCAAGAACTGGCCAGCGACGCGGAGGTAGTCGAGGCGGTACTGATGTTCTTCCAGGCAAAGGGCGATACCGATTTCTTCATCGGAAATGGCCGGGTTGTCTGGCGGGAGTGAGGAGTCGAATTCTCGCTCGTAGTGGCTCGCTCCGCGTTGCACCGCAATTTTGAAAAGCCAGTCAGCGAGTCGGTCGCCCGCTCCGCTCTGCCGCGCCAGCCGGATCGCCAACCCGGAGACGTGGGCCGTATCGCCCAGGAGGCGGGCCAATGTGCGCCCAGGAGACTGTTCCTTGAGTTCCATGTTCTTCGGCTCAGGCCAGGCCGAGTTTCGCGAACCGGCTTCGCACTTCCTTGAAATGGAAGTCAAGCGAGCAAAGCTTTTCGAGTTCGCCGGGCTTGAAATGTTTCGCCACCTCGGGATCGGCTTTCAACTGCTCGACAAAATCCGCGTCGTCGCGGCCGGCGTGTTTCACTTCCCACGTCTTCATCGCGGCGCGTTGAACCAGTTCGTAGGCTTCCTCGCGCGTCAGCCCTTTGCGAATGAGGGCAAGCAGGACCGTCTGGCTGTTCCACATGCCCAGGCTCACGCTCAGGTTCTTTTTCATGTTCTCCGGGTAAACGTTCAGGCCGTCCATGAGCCGAATCAGCAAACCGAACATGTAATCCAGCAGCGTGCAGGAATCCGGAAAGATGATGCGCTCGACCGAGCTATGGCTGATGTCGCGTTCGTGCCAGAGCGCGACGTTTTCCAGCGCGGCGAGGGCGTTGGCGCGCAGCACCCGCGCAAGCCCGGTCAGGCGTTCCCAGGTAATGGGATTCCGCTTGTGCGGCATGGCGCTGCTGCCTTTTTGGCCTTTGGCGAATGGTTCTTCGGCTTCGAGAACCTCGGTGCGCTGCAGGTGGCGGAATTCCACGGCCCAACGTTCTATGCTGGCGCCGACCAACGCCAGGACGTTCATGAATTCGGCGTGGATATCGCGCTGGATCACTTGCGTGGCAATCGGCGCCGAACGAAGGCCCAGTTTCTCGCAAACATAAGTTTCGACCGCCGGTGAGAGGTGCGCGTTCGTGCCGACCGCGCCGCTGAGTTTCCCGACCGCCGCCGCCTCGCGCGCGCGCTTCAGGCGTTCCTCCGCGCGGCCAAATTCGTCAAACATGAGCGCCAGCTTCAAGCCGAACGTGGTCGGCTCGGCATGAATGCCGTGGCTGCGGCCAATGCACGGCGTGAGCAGGTGTTCCCGCGCGCGCCGGGCGATGGATTTTCGGAGCGCCTGCACGTCGGCAATCAAAATGTCTGCGCTCTGGACCATCTGCACCGCCAACGCCGTGTCGATGATGTCGCTGCTGGTGAGGCCGAAATGGAGC
Proteins encoded in this region:
- a CDS encoding MFS transporter, whose amino-acid sequence is MRPLSRWAEYTELVALFFIHAAALGMWFVPLSTVLDAHGLNAIKPYAFATSGVAAFVSPLIFGAMADRHAPPALVLRGLAVATAIALALAATAIKFHWPPPLVLALIQFHALCSAPTWGISSTIVFARLQDAKREFGPIRAMATLGWMAGCWLVSALNADSSPLAGYSGAVTWLVVAAFTFLLPSVEPPKSDARLRLSQRLGLDALTLLKNHDHRVVFITAALLNIPLAAFYPYTPPYLRSLGLDHTSAWMTLGQITEIIAMFALARLLTTWRLKWIFVAGLVFGVVRFALCALNAKLWILTGVTLHGFSFALVFITAQIYVDERMDPAWRARAQALLTLMVSGAGNLIGYLGTGWWFAANAGPVGTQWSLFWGGLAAAVAGVLVYFLVAYHGIGKGLKRAKEGQSP
- a CDS encoding prepilin-type N-terminal cleavage/methylation domain-containing protein; protein product: MNCSDCSRRSGFTLIELLVVIAIIAILAAMLLPALSRSKAKAQGILCLSNAKQLTLAWSMYTDDHDDFFVNNHGRDETRATRQSWANNVQDWTASPDNTNVLFLTEAKLSPYLSRSAAVFKCPSDKSAAECGPRIRSMSMNAMVGQTGTLTNRFNPTYRQFLKPSDLLSPALTFLFIDEHPDTINDGFFVNTLDEYKWGNLPASYHNGASSLSYTDGHTEARRWSVGGPTGTIRPARQGGVGGIFDASPATDFEWLKERTSARR
- a CDS encoding DUF1501 domain-containing protein encodes the protein MTRRHFFGRAGAGVGVAALASLLNEKLFAAPDPATASTGGSPGSPHYKPTAKRVIYLFQSGAPSQMDLFDYKPKLAGWRGTELPDSIRRGQRLTGMTATQSSFPVAPSLFRFARHGKSGAWISELMPHTAQVADELCFVKSMHTEAINHDPAITFFQTGAQLAGRPSIGAWLSYGMGSENQDLPAFIAMVSQGTGNPNDQPLYDRLWGSGFLPSKHQGVKFRSTGDPVLFLSNPPGFDSGRRRRFLDDLARLNQMNFQEFGDPEITTRIAQYEMAYRMQSSVPELTDLSKEPAHILEMYGPDARKPGTFAYNCLLARRLAERGVRFIQLFHRGWDQHVKLPSQIKGQCKDTDQASAALIRDLKQRGLLEDTLVIWGGEFGRTVYCQGRLTADDYGRDHHPRCFTTWLAGGGIKPGISYGETDDYSYNIVNDPVHVHDLQATILHCLGMDHERLTFRFQGRDFRLTDVAGRVVREILA
- a CDS encoding DUF5060 domain-containing protein, translating into MKQILLLSVLTASSLAAADNPVVSGELKQWHKVTLTFDGPAAQETDRDPNPFTDYRLTVTFRHTSSSPEYRVPGYFAADGNAASTSAKSGAKWRVHLSPDKPGKWAWTASFVKGKHVALNPETIGAGVSPIDGRTGSFEIGATDKTGRNLRAKEPTQDWLAVIRRR
- a CDS encoding peptidylprolyl isomerase; translation: MSTPLLAIYCVLSLLTAATMAADSPKHKARTMAEIVAASSPADWRALDPENTLYLELGSGRVVIELAPAFAPRHVANVKALAREHYYDGLAIVRVQDNYVVQWADPNAEKPELARKIQSAQKTLPAEFDRALDRKIPFTRLPDGDVYAREVGLSGGFPVARDKRAGKMWLAHCYGMVGAGRDAPADSGGGTELYAVIGHAPRHLDRNVTLIGRVVQGMEWLSGLPRGPGPMGFYDKPEQRVPIKSIRVAADVPPAERAELEVMRTDTPTFRELVESRRNRREEWFHAQAGRIELSNVPIPVRQQGQRER
- a CDS encoding adenylosuccinate lyase, with translation MIPRYSRPEMRSIWTDENKLRIWLQIELLTGEALVEEGVVPKPDFAKMKAGADACFGDLKGLVERQKELEKTLNHDVIGFTTALAEKINDRASRWLHFGLTSSDIIDTALAVQMVQSADILIADVQALRKSIARRAREHLLTPCIGRSHGIHAEPTTFGLKLALMFDEFGRAEERLKRAREAAAVGKLSGAVGTNAHLSPAVETYVCEKLGLRSAPIATQVIQRDIHAEFMNVLALVGASIERWAVEFRHLQRTEVLEAEEPFAKGQKGSSAMPHKRNPITWERLTGLARVLRANALAALENVALWHERDISHSSVERIIFPDSCTLLDYMFGLLIRLMDGLNVYPENMKKNLSVSLGMWNSQTVLLALIRKGLTREEAYELVQRAAMKTWEVKHAGRDDADFVEQLKADPEVAKHFKPGELEKLCSLDFHFKEVRSRFAKLGLA
- a CDS encoding geranylgeranyl reductase family protein, which produces MNSCVSARGGVHAPWGGRRHTVSVYRSADFQSAGSRNCILQALRPDRVPWNLSERCRLQIGDTAEYNSALREKAADHIRPSRRPQAFAWSKHLWRPVFYTISTGEGAGRNTRGACGPHDRLYSASQKSETSGVTSSSHRKFDVAIVGAGPAGSAAALALARAGAKVLLIEKTYLPRYKTCGGGLVNRACQLLAHHAEIPVERACCVAELNFVRQGLHFVARRQSSIICMTMRSALDHQLALAAQRAGVELKQGCALKSICSLDRGVEIDTTHGQFWAEFIVAADGANSAVAKQTGWDALPNLIPALECEVFVKAHDFERLNRAARFDFEVIPSGYAWVFPKQHHLSIGVLSMKRGRVDLHGAFERYLAILGLHAPEKIERHGYVIPVTPRRGPFARGRVLLTGDAAGLVDPVTAEGLTYAIRSGQLAAQSLAEAAFDPGEVASRYRALVAQEILPDLKAGRILAWMLYRQPRLTAWLFRKHGVALSDLMTDIVAGQTTYRALLGEIGNYLKLLKPAPRWSPANT